One window from the genome of Jiangella alba encodes:
- a CDS encoding LamG-like jellyroll fold domain-containing protein translates to MSDSPADRPGVARRRLLQGAIAAPAALAVPGLVGGAGAPTAAAAPVVPPTPAGFDPESPRFALAVLPDTQYLFDEDRSDPEPLATTFRYLAEQRGLANVAFMTHLGDVTEHGTQDEIELAGRTFEALDGVVPFSVLAGNHDVPGGDDQRGDTPYLRAFGPSRFAASPTYGASSPDGYNSFHVIPAAGREWLLLALDWRVSDAGLAWARGVVDTHAELPAIVTTHDLAYADDAGAATLSGHGQRLWDGLIRGKDQIVLALGGHYWPPGRTVLTNDAGHDVHVHITNYQDRYYGGAGMIRLYQFDLVRNTIDVETFAPWFLTREAAERPPLGAEVIELTGDVDRFSLPVDFAARFAGFAPAELPPSRPPTRVVGRDTVAYWRFDTLGLRGRVEEGATVADGAVAQDLTRKGNDLVVRRLHSAAPGLLTRSLDHHDGAPAHASLRFDGGKSPDRGAILEAVAAAPINSEKFLGGYTIELFVKLPEPFEGDHAWMGVFSWQGRAGDAGKTAGYSPLEPTCSLNVSPERFLQYVLYPHVEDASPTSWSHALPIGRWFHVAVVNDGEQTVVWVEGSPIGRNPKQPAHGIATLGRPFTLGATGWDLGFGQGFHGFLGDVRISRRALEPAEFMTS, encoded by the coding sequence ATGTCCGACTCCCCAGCCGACCGTCCCGGCGTCGCCCGCCGCCGTCTCCTGCAGGGCGCCATCGCCGCGCCGGCCGCGCTCGCCGTCCCCGGACTCGTCGGCGGCGCGGGCGCCCCCACGGCCGCCGCCGCTCCCGTCGTCCCGCCCACGCCGGCCGGGTTCGACCCGGAGAGCCCGCGGTTCGCGCTCGCCGTCCTGCCGGACACCCAGTACCTCTTCGACGAGGACCGCTCCGACCCGGAGCCGCTGGCGACCACCTTCCGCTACCTCGCCGAGCAGCGCGGGCTCGCGAACGTCGCGTTCATGACGCACCTCGGCGACGTCACCGAGCACGGCACGCAGGACGAGATCGAGCTGGCCGGGCGGACGTTCGAGGCGCTCGACGGCGTCGTGCCGTTCAGCGTGCTGGCCGGCAACCACGACGTCCCCGGCGGTGACGACCAGCGCGGCGACACCCCGTACCTGCGGGCGTTCGGACCGTCGCGCTTCGCCGCCAGCCCGACCTACGGCGCGAGCTCGCCCGACGGCTACAACAGCTTCCACGTCATCCCGGCCGCCGGCCGCGAGTGGCTGCTGCTGGCGCTGGACTGGCGGGTCTCCGACGCCGGCCTGGCCTGGGCCCGCGGCGTCGTCGACACGCACGCGGAGCTGCCCGCGATCGTCACGACCCACGACCTCGCCTACGCCGACGACGCGGGCGCGGCGACGCTGTCGGGCCACGGGCAGCGGCTGTGGGACGGGCTGATCCGCGGCAAGGACCAGATCGTCCTCGCGCTCGGCGGGCACTACTGGCCGCCCGGGCGCACCGTCCTCACCAACGACGCCGGCCACGACGTGCACGTGCACATCACCAACTACCAGGACCGCTACTACGGCGGCGCCGGCATGATCCGGCTGTATCAATTCGATCTGGTACGTAACACCATCGACGTCGAGACGTTCGCGCCGTGGTTCCTGACCCGCGAGGCGGCGGAGCGGCCGCCGCTGGGTGCGGAGGTCATCGAGCTCACCGGCGACGTCGACCGGTTCAGCCTGCCGGTCGACTTCGCCGCCCGGTTCGCCGGCTTCGCACCGGCCGAACTGCCGCCGTCGCGCCCGCCGACCCGCGTGGTGGGCCGCGACACCGTCGCGTACTGGCGCTTCGACACCCTCGGGCTGCGCGGCCGGGTCGAGGAGGGCGCCACGGTCGCCGACGGCGCCGTCGCGCAGGACCTCACCCGCAAGGGCAACGACCTCGTCGTCCGGCGGCTGCACTCGGCCGCGCCGGGCCTGCTCACCCGCTCGCTGGACCACCACGACGGCGCGCCCGCCCACGCCAGCCTGCGCTTCGACGGCGGCAAGTCGCCGGACCGGGGCGCGATCCTCGAGGCCGTCGCCGCCGCGCCGATCAACTCCGAGAAGTTCCTCGGCGGCTACACCATCGAACTGTTCGTCAAGCTGCCCGAACCGTTCGAGGGCGACCACGCCTGGATGGGCGTGTTCAGCTGGCAGGGCCGGGCCGGCGACGCGGGCAAGACGGCCGGCTACTCGCCGCTCGAGCCGACCTGCAGCCTCAACGTGTCGCCCGAGCGCTTCCTGCAGTACGTCCTCTACCCGCACGTCGAGGACGCCTCGCCGACGTCCTGGAGCCACGCCCTCCCGATCGGCCGCTGGTTCCACGTCGCGGTCGTCAACGACGGGGAGCAGACGGTGGTGTGGGTCGAGGGTTCGCCGATCGGCCGCAACCCGAAGCAGCCGGCGCACGGCATCGCGACGCTCGGCCGTCCGTTCACGCTGGGCGCCACCGGCTGGGACCTCGGCTTCGGGCAGGGCTTCCACGGCTTCCTGGGCGACGTGCGGATCAGCCGGCGGGCGCTGGAACCGGCGGAGTTCATGACGTCGTGA
- a CDS encoding lysylphosphatidylglycerol synthase domain-containing protein, translating into MAIDERTTTRTRRRAMFGSTRRVVGLLAVLAILVVVGVVIVPSVLPNLITSMRRNPYVPLLVAMFWIMATVAAIAGKRAIASGYLTWSGAATAHIGGTVANRVVPAGVGAAGVFVAALHRGGASNTAAAGVVALWAVAGGLAHGSGLLLGVAWLREGWSGLLTVVVVATVLVLAVRFLVRRLAARRAARPVTASVTTMVPSRQTKLQRLKATVRDVVAAVRARPVLALAALGAQLAAATCLATGFALAAVGFGVEISIGVGMAAYLAGTALSAATPTPAGIGSAETALIGALMLAGAGLGEALPVVFLYRAVVLVAPVLAAAVMAAAWVVVRLLAAARARRRTARAPRPHVPHALLPAVVLAIEPDPAPDAAAP; encoded by the coding sequence GTGGCGATCGATGAACGGACCACCACACGGACCCGGCGGCGTGCGATGTTCGGCAGCACGCGCCGGGTCGTCGGTCTGCTGGCCGTGCTCGCGATCCTGGTGGTCGTGGGCGTCGTCATCGTGCCCTCGGTGCTGCCGAACCTGATCACGTCCATGCGCCGCAACCCGTACGTTCCGCTGCTGGTCGCGATGTTCTGGATCATGGCGACGGTGGCGGCCATCGCCGGCAAGCGGGCCATCGCCTCCGGCTACCTGACGTGGTCCGGCGCGGCCACGGCGCACATCGGCGGCACCGTCGCCAACCGGGTCGTCCCGGCGGGCGTCGGCGCGGCCGGGGTGTTCGTCGCGGCCCTGCACCGCGGCGGCGCCTCGAACACGGCGGCCGCGGGCGTGGTGGCGCTGTGGGCGGTGGCGGGCGGGCTGGCGCACGGATCCGGCCTGCTGCTCGGCGTCGCCTGGCTGCGCGAGGGCTGGAGCGGGCTGCTCACCGTCGTCGTGGTGGCGACGGTGCTGGTGCTCGCGGTGCGCTTCCTGGTCCGCCGGCTGGCGGCGCGGCGGGCCGCGCGCCCCGTCACCGCGTCCGTCACGACGATGGTGCCGAGCCGCCAGACCAAGCTGCAGCGGCTGAAGGCCACCGTGCGCGACGTCGTCGCGGCCGTGCGGGCCCGGCCGGTGCTCGCGCTGGCCGCGCTGGGCGCCCAGCTGGCCGCCGCGACCTGCCTGGCGACGGGGTTCGCGCTGGCCGCCGTCGGCTTCGGCGTCGAGATCAGCATCGGCGTCGGCATGGCCGCGTACCTCGCCGGCACCGCGCTGTCCGCCGCCACCCCGACCCCTGCCGGCATCGGCTCGGCCGAGACCGCGCTGATCGGCGCGCTCATGCTGGCCGGCGCCGGGCTCGGCGAGGCGCTGCCCGTCGTCTTCCTGTACCGCGCCGTCGTGCTGGTCGCGCCGGTGCTCGCGGCCGCCGTCATGGCGGCGGCCTGGGTGGTCGTCCGGCTGCTGGCCGCGGCCCGGGCCCGCCGCCGCACCGCGCGGGCGCCGCGGCCGCACGTGCCGCATGCTCTGCTGCCGGCCGTCGTCCTGGCCATCGAGCCCGACCCGGCCCCCGACGCCGCGGCCCCCTGA
- a CDS encoding MFS transporter: MPGSTLLTERPETAARTRPGLVLVALLTCQLMIVLDATVMNVALPRIRDDLGFSATGLSWVMSSYTLVFGGLLLLGGRAGDLLGRRRLLVAGVVVFTAASLAGGLADSAAMLVAARVAQGLGAAMAGPSTLALLATTFTEPRARMRALALFSGMASAGFAIGLIAGGLLTEWLSWRSVLFINVPLGVLIVVLAVRHVREPERHPARLDLLGAATGSAGIAAVVYGFIRAASDGWRDGVTAGSLVAGALLLATFVLVEARTAEPLLPLRLFADRNRAAAYVNFLLGPMAGMSMFFFLTQYLQDVHGYGALTTGLAFLPMAALVFATTRLIPVLLPRFGPKPMAVTGALLMTSGVALLTRLGTDTGYVAGLLPSMLLMGLGMGLAFAPLNVVIMTSVPPADAGAAGGVLQTMQQTGATLGLAILVTVAGAATRDAAAGGAAPEEVLVTGMTHAFLASVAIGAAAVLVALTFRRE, from the coding sequence GTGCCTGGATCCACCCTGCTCACCGAACGCCCGGAGACCGCGGCCCGGACGCGGCCCGGCCTGGTCCTGGTCGCGCTGCTGACCTGCCAGTTGATGATCGTCCTCGACGCCACCGTGATGAACGTGGCGCTCCCCCGCATCCGCGACGACCTCGGCTTCTCGGCCACCGGGCTGTCGTGGGTGATGAGCTCCTACACGCTGGTCTTCGGCGGCCTGCTGCTGCTCGGCGGCCGCGCCGGCGACCTGCTCGGACGGCGCCGGCTGCTGGTCGCGGGGGTCGTCGTGTTCACCGCCGCGTCGCTGGCCGGCGGGCTCGCCGACTCCGCCGCCATGCTCGTCGCCGCCCGCGTCGCGCAGGGGCTCGGCGCCGCGATGGCCGGGCCGAGCACGCTCGCGCTGCTGGCGACGACGTTCACCGAACCGCGGGCGCGGATGCGCGCGCTCGCGCTGTTCTCCGGCATGGCCAGCGCCGGTTTCGCGATCGGCCTGATCGCCGGCGGGCTGCTCACCGAGTGGCTGTCGTGGCGGTCGGTGCTGTTCATCAACGTGCCGCTCGGCGTCCTGATCGTGGTGCTGGCGGTGCGGCACGTGCGCGAGCCGGAGCGGCACCCCGCGCGCCTGGACCTGCTCGGCGCGGCAACGGGCTCGGCCGGCATCGCCGCGGTCGTGTACGGGTTCATCCGCGCGGCCTCCGACGGCTGGCGCGACGGCGTCACCGCCGGCTCGCTCGTGGCCGGCGCCCTGCTGCTGGCGACGTTCGTCCTGGTGGAGGCGCGGACGGCGGAACCGCTGCTGCCGCTGCGGCTGTTCGCCGACCGCAACCGCGCCGCCGCGTACGTCAACTTCCTGCTCGGCCCGATGGCCGGCATGTCGATGTTCTTCTTCCTCACCCAGTACCTGCAAGACGTGCACGGCTACGGCGCGCTGACCACGGGCCTCGCGTTCCTGCCGATGGCGGCGCTGGTGTTCGCGACGACGCGGCTGATCCCGGTGCTGCTGCCGCGGTTCGGGCCGAAGCCGATGGCGGTGACCGGCGCGCTGCTGATGACGTCCGGCGTCGCGCTGCTGACGCGGCTCGGCACCGACACCGGCTATGTGGCCGGGCTGCTGCCGTCGATGCTGCTCATGGGCCTGGGCATGGGGCTGGCGTTCGCGCCGCTGAACGTCGTCATCATGACCAGCGTCCCGCCCGCCGACGCCGGGGCGGCCGGCGGCGTGCTGCAGACGATGCAGCAGACCGGTGCGACGCTCGGGCTGGCGATCCTGGTGACGGTGGCCGGCGCGGCCACGCGCGACGCGGCGGCGGGCGGCGCGGCGCCTGAGGAGGTGCTGGTGACCGGCATGACGCACGCGTTCCTGGCGAGCGTCGCCATCGGGGCGGCGGCGGTCCTGGTGGCGCTGACGTTCCGGCGCGAGTGA
- a CDS encoding TetR/AcrR family transcriptional regulator has protein sequence MTTSRPMRADARRNHERIVTAAREAFTEHGPGAPLDDIARRAEVGPGTLYRHFTGREALIEAVYRADVERLSSRAAELAAELAPLDAVTSWLREQVAYAAHNRGLGAALKAAIDQDSDTYALCKQLMRDAAATVLAPAQTAGVVRDDLEPRDLLLLGHGLAVAAEAAPDSFERLLSVTVAGLRPA, from the coding sequence ATGACGACGTCCCGGCCCATGCGCGCCGACGCGCGCCGCAACCACGAGCGCATCGTGACGGCCGCGCGCGAGGCGTTCACCGAGCACGGCCCCGGCGCGCCCCTCGACGACATCGCCCGCCGCGCCGAGGTCGGCCCCGGCACCCTCTACCGCCACTTCACCGGCCGCGAGGCCCTCATCGAGGCGGTCTACCGCGCCGACGTCGAGCGCCTGTCCTCGCGGGCGGCAGAGCTGGCCGCCGAGCTCGCGCCGCTCGACGCCGTGACGTCCTGGCTGCGCGAGCAGGTCGCCTACGCGGCGCACAACCGCGGGCTCGGCGCCGCGCTCAAGGCGGCGATCGACCAGGACTCCGACACCTACGCGCTCTGCAAGCAGCTCATGCGCGACGCCGCGGCGACGGTCCTGGCGCCGGCGCAGACGGCGGGCGTGGTGCGCGACGATCTGGAACCGCGCGACCTGCTGCTCCTCGGCCACGGCCTCGCCGTTGCCGCCGAGGCGGCGCCGGACTCCTTCGAGCGGCTGCTCTCCGTGACGGTGGCCGGCCTCCGCCCGGCGTGA
- a CDS encoding sensor histidine kinase, which yields MSDDAPRPRVTWRQIGRDLGYLLPGLPIAIASFTLAIVGFFLGIGLVVLAFVGLIILMATLLTARGFARVERARVGAMERREVGPVYHQPATERGLSRVLEVLRDRQSWRDWLYCVLILPVRVFTWSVTMVWLGLSIGLSPLIALSWVIAGGGGFRGLPLALAHILRGVAVLESSLVWGLLTNETAALRARTEQLSRSRQSVVAAEAEMLRRVERDIHDGPQQRLVRLTMDLESAQRRFDDDPQAARPLVEEAVQQTKEALAELRAVSRGIAPPILTDRGLPAALAAATARCPVPTTLDIDLLDGERLPPAVENAAYFVVTESLTNVAKHADASACAVSVLRVGDALHVQVADDGRGGAHLGKGHGLSGLADRLAGIDGHLDVASPPGAGTTVSAGLPLPPADD from the coding sequence ATGAGCGACGACGCGCCCCGGCCCCGGGTGACCTGGCGGCAGATCGGCCGTGACCTCGGCTATCTGCTGCCGGGCCTGCCCATCGCCATCGCCTCGTTCACGCTGGCGATCGTCGGGTTCTTCCTCGGCATCGGGCTGGTCGTGCTGGCCTTCGTCGGCCTGATCATCCTGATGGCGACGCTGCTGACGGCGCGCGGGTTCGCCCGGGTCGAGCGGGCCCGGGTCGGCGCGATGGAGCGGCGCGAGGTCGGGCCGGTGTACCACCAGCCGGCGACGGAGCGCGGGCTGTCGCGCGTGCTCGAGGTGCTGCGCGATCGCCAGTCGTGGCGCGACTGGCTCTACTGCGTGCTGATCCTGCCCGTGCGGGTGTTCACCTGGTCGGTCACCATGGTGTGGCTGGGGTTGTCGATCGGGCTGTCGCCGCTGATCGCGTTGTCCTGGGTCATCGCCGGCGGCGGCGGGTTCCGCGGCCTGCCGCTGGCGCTGGCGCACATCCTGCGCGGGGTCGCCGTCCTGGAGTCGTCGCTGGTGTGGGGGCTGCTGACGAACGAGACGGCGGCGCTGCGAGCGCGCACCGAGCAGCTCAGCCGCAGCCGCCAGTCCGTCGTCGCCGCCGAGGCCGAGATGCTGCGGCGGGTCGAGCGCGACATCCACGACGGGCCGCAGCAGCGTCTCGTCCGGCTCACCATGGACCTCGAGTCCGCCCAGCGCCGCTTCGACGACGACCCGCAGGCCGCGCGTCCCCTCGTCGAGGAGGCCGTGCAGCAGACCAAGGAGGCGCTGGCCGAGCTGCGCGCCGTCTCGCGCGGCATCGCCCCGCCCATCCTCACCGACCGTGGCCTGCCCGCCGCCCTGGCGGCCGCGACCGCGCGCTGCCCCGTCCCCACGACGCTCGACATCGACCTCCTCGACGGCGAGCGGCTGCCCCCGGCGGTCGAGAACGCGGCCTACTTCGTGGTGACCGAGTCGCTCACCAACGTGGCCAAGCACGCCGACGCGTCCGCCTGCGCCGTCTCCGTCCTCCGCGTCGGCGACGCCCTGCACGTCCAGGTCGCCGACGACGGCCGGGGCGGGGCGCACCTCGGCAAGGGCCACGGCCTCTCCGGCCTCGCCGACCGCCTCGCCGGCATCGACGGCCACCTCGACGTCGCCAGCCCGCCCGGCGCCGGCACCACCGTCTCGGCCGGCCTCCCCCTCCCACCCGCCGACGACTGA